A genomic window from Litoribacterium kuwaitense includes:
- a CDS encoding phytoene desaturase family protein — protein sequence MKTDVIIIGGGLAGLAAAITLQHGGASVLLLEKNNYLGGKMRPYQLGTHTFDYGPNTITMPHVFENIIAETGRDPKDYGITFKKLDVYTRNNFADGRHLDFTTSIEAMEEQLTALDPFAAQHYRSYILETKRLYELAEHAFLNNAFFSWKDMLSPTLTSSFLKVRPFESLAHFNTRYFKDQNVINAFHRYATYIGSSPFKTPATFALIAYLELAKGVYYVNGGNTKIADAFTQVAKETGVQIQTGTKARKIHVENKVAKAVETEAGDVIDCRHVLMNADLLHAYPELVNAEDRPTFSDQKVAHYPPSISAFVILAGLSKRLNGLLHHNVFFPKTYANEFADLFDNSTYPQQPAIYVSNSSVTDPSRSPDGDNLFILVNAPPLLSTTKTQDELERYKQFIYKQLHDRGLPIHSHLVCEKIIAPKDLQNMTGAYHGAIYGMSSNRRQEAFFKPFNKAKDIQNLFFAGGSTFPGGGSPMVVRSGYNVAKAILHHRS from the coding sequence TTGAAAACAGATGTCATTATTATTGGCGGAGGTCTTGCTGGTCTTGCGGCAGCAATTACGCTACAGCATGGCGGAGCTTCTGTCTTGCTTCTCGAAAAAAACAACTATCTTGGTGGGAAAATGCGCCCCTATCAACTTGGCACGCACACATTTGATTACGGTCCAAATACGATCACGATGCCACACGTATTTGAAAACATCATTGCCGAAACTGGCAGAGATCCTAAAGACTACGGCATCACCTTTAAAAAGTTGGATGTTTATACACGTAATAATTTTGCTGACGGCCGTCATCTCGATTTCACGACGTCCATTGAAGCCATGGAGGAACAGCTTACAGCACTCGACCCTTTTGCCGCCCAACATTATCGGTCATATATCCTGGAAACAAAGCGATTGTATGAGCTGGCAGAGCATGCGTTTTTGAACAACGCTTTCTTTTCTTGGAAGGATATGCTTTCACCCACGCTCACTTCATCGTTCTTAAAAGTCCGTCCCTTTGAATCGCTTGCCCATTTTAATACGCGTTATTTTAAGGATCAGAACGTGATCAATGCATTTCATCGGTATGCGACCTATATCGGATCATCTCCCTTTAAGACCCCTGCGACGTTTGCTCTCATTGCCTATCTTGAACTCGCCAAAGGGGTCTATTATGTCAATGGAGGCAATACGAAAATTGCTGACGCTTTTACACAAGTCGCTAAGGAAACAGGCGTACAGATTCAAACAGGAACGAAAGCAAGAAAGATTCACGTAGAAAATAAAGTGGCAAAGGCGGTTGAGACAGAAGCTGGCGATGTCATTGACTGTCGCCACGTCTTAATGAATGCGGACCTTTTACATGCGTATCCTGAGCTCGTCAACGCTGAAGACCGCCCGACTTTTTCAGATCAAAAGGTCGCTCACTATCCACCTTCCATCTCTGCTTTTGTCATTCTTGCCGGTCTGTCGAAACGATTAAATGGACTACTTCACCATAACGTTTTTTTTCCAAAAACGTATGCAAATGAGTTTGCTGACCTCTTCGACAATAGCACTTATCCGCAACAACCTGCCATTTATGTCAGCAATTCAAGTGTCACAGATCCAAGTCGGTCACCAGATGGGGATAATCTATTCATTTTAGTCAATGCTCCTCCACTTTTATCAACCACAAAGACACAAGATGAGCTCGAACGTTATAAACAATTTATTTATAAACAACTACATGACCGTGGTCTCCCTATTCACTCTCACCTTGTATGTGAAAAAATCATTGCCCCCAAAGATTTACAAAACATGACCGGGGCTTATCATGGGGCCATTTATGGAATGAGTTCAAACCGTAGGCAAGAAGCCTTTTTCAAACCTTTTAACAAGGCAAAAGACATTCAGAATTTATTTTTCGCCGGAGGTTCTACGTTCCCTGGCGGCGGTTCACCAATGGTCGTGCGTTCTGGCTATAATGTCGCCAAGGCGATTCTTCATCATAGATCGTAA
- a CDS encoding glycosyltransferase: MKERPIPSLVSIMVPLRNEAANATALIKNLKQLSYWNLEILLLDDGSEDETYTLLQDAIGRDQRFTLIKGKPKPPGWMGKSYACHQLSQLANGKYYLFIDADIRLNRDTIQYVIHHLSKKKAGQLTGFPKCPTPVFLSRLLVPMQHFVVLFHLPIWFANHTTFPAFTAAHGAFMAFERNSYHTVGGHTAAHDALVEDMTLTRAMKSHGHRVLLMNIASEVTCYMYSRNIDVWNGFLKNTFPGIGRSYILAVLISFVYLTLYVFPLFILGLTLFEMGTIQLALMALLFIWLQRAFVDWLMGQKNFNFLLMPLSAAAMVSILIASMYNAWRRKGYIWKGRQYS, translated from the coding sequence ATGAAGGAACGACCCATTCCTTCGCTTGTGTCTATCATGGTCCCACTTCGCAATGAAGCAGCTAACGCGACCGCTTTAATAAAAAATTTAAAGCAGTTAAGCTATTGGAATCTTGAAATTCTTTTGCTCGATGATGGATCTGAGGACGAAACGTATACATTGCTACAGGATGCGATAGGGCGTGACCAACGTTTCACACTTATCAAAGGAAAGCCGAAGCCACCGGGATGGATGGGTAAATCATATGCCTGCCATCAGCTTTCGCAATTGGCTAACGGGAAATATTATCTCTTTATTGATGCTGACATCCGCTTAAATCGGGATACGATCCAGTATGTTATTCATCATTTAAGTAAAAAGAAGGCTGGACAGCTTACTGGTTTTCCTAAATGTCCCACTCCAGTCTTTTTAAGTCGCCTTCTCGTACCAATGCAACATTTTGTCGTGCTATTTCATTTACCGATTTGGTTCGCAAACCATACAACATTTCCCGCATTTACAGCCGCACACGGTGCCTTTATGGCCTTTGAGCGTAATAGCTATCACACGGTCGGTGGTCACACAGCTGCTCACGATGCGCTTGTCGAGGACATGACTCTTACGCGGGCAATGAAATCTCATGGACACCGTGTGTTGTTAATGAATATTGCCTCCGAAGTGACTTGCTATATGTATTCGAGGAATATTGACGTTTGGAATGGCTTTCTAAAAAACACGTTTCCAGGCATCGGACGATCTTACATACTGGCCGTCTTGATTTCGTTCGTCTATTTGACACTCTATGTTTTTCCACTCTTCATTCTCGGCCTTACCCTATTTGAGATGGGCACCATTCAATTGGCACTTATGGCTTTACTGTTTATTTGGCTGCAACGTGCGTTTGTCGACTGGCTAATGGGTCAGAAAAACTTTAATTTCCTACTGATGCCTTTATCAGCTGCAGCCATGGTCAGCATCCTCATTGCTTCCATGTATAACGCCTGGCGTCGAAAAGGATATATTTGGAAAGGTAGGCAGTACTCTTGA